In Armatimonadota bacterium, the genomic stretch TTTTGGTTCTCGCGGAACGTCCCCGCTTGCTTGAATAGGGCATCGACCAGGGTGGTTTTGCCGTGGTCAACGTGCGCAATGATGCCTATCGTTCGTATCTGGGGGGAATCCATCGAGCCTCAAGGATACCCTTTATGGTGTGGAATCCGAAACATTTGCATCCTAGTTCGGGACCTGAACTTCCTCAAGAACGAAAAACTAGCAAAAAATTCGGAGAAAAAACTATGACAATTGAACGCTCAATACGGCTTCTTGCCGGACTGCTATCGCTCACTGGAATATTGCTTTCAATCGCTGTTGATCACCGCTGGTTGTTCCTCAGCGGGTTTGTTGCAGTGAACTTGATTCAGTCCTCATTCACCGGGTTTTGCCCGGCAGAGAAGATTATGCTGAAGCTAGGTGTAGGCCGCCGTTGAGGCAGCCGACGTTGAATCAAAGCGTGAACGGGTAGGTGACTTTTGCCGCGATACGTGCCCGGAAAGTGCGCGCGCGAGGGTCGCCGAAGATTACTGTGTACTCAGGGCCTTCCTTGCCGCCCATTCGGTATGTCGCGAACCAGTTCAGATCGCCACGGTCGTCGATCAACTTTGCCGTGAGCGACTCAAATTTGTTCAGCTCGTATCGCCATGTGCTCGAGACGCGTCGACTGTTTTCGCCTCTGTTGTAGTTGCTGATATTTAAGCTGCCATACAGGTCTTTGTAAGGCCGGAACGAAGCATAAACTCCTTGTGAATCAAAGTCCTCTCCTCCCGCGGTTCCCGTTCCGTAGCTGAATCCGTATTGGCGGTAAGGGTCATAAACGTTGAAGTTCGCGCCGACTTCCCACGAGTGGTCATTGAACTCTTCGAAATAGCCAAAGTTATGGTTCAGCGAAACGGACATGTTGTTGCGGAAGGTGAGATTCCCCCCCAACCAACTCTCGCTGCGATACTTATCGCCGGAATCCAATCGAGTGAGCTTTTCGGTGCCGAGCCAGATGTTCATCGCTGAGAATTGTCCTCCGCGATATTGCTTCCACGCCGACATGTTGAACCCGATGTCCTTGTAGTTCGTCTCTGGCGCATAGCCCATGCGTGGGAAATAGTCCTTTGTAGCCGTTTGGATGAATGCCTCGGCGTAGGTGTTCTGGTTGTTGTAAGAAACGCTTCCGCTGAACAGTTGGCCAGAGCCTCGGGCAGTGTCCCGAGTATGGGTGGTGTCGATGCCGATCGATAGATTAGGCGCGAATTGCTGTCGGACGCCAAGACGGTAGGCGAGATTGTTCTTGCCATCTTCCGCGTGATCTGCGACGGCGGTTCCGATTGAAAACTTGTTAGACTTGGCGGTCGTCATGCTGAACACCGTGGTGCTCTCATTTCCGATGTCGTTCAGATGCATCAGTCCGAAAGTGGTGTCTTTGTCCAAGTTTCCGTAGTATTTGATGCCGGCCTCGGCACCTCGAATGCGGCGGCTGTTGAATACTCGGAAAGTGTTTTGGAAGAAGTTCTTGCCTTCAGCAAAGAACGGACGATTTTCGTCCGAGAGCCTCTCGAAGTAGCTGAAGCTCAAATCAGTAAAAGTGTTCTCGATGTTTCGGTCGTCAGGGTTTACCGTTCCAACGACGAACTTTGAGTCAGGCAGTTCGATCTTGAAATCGATCCCGCTGTCGATCCCGAGTTTTTCGCCGTGTCCAGCCGCAAAAACGGTGTAGGGGAGAAGTTTGACATCCGATTTGACGCGAATGACCGGAATTTGAACTTGTTGCCACGTCGGGACATCGAGTGTGTTCGAAGAATCGAAGTGGAAGCCGCTTTCGCGCTTGAGATCCGCGCTGTAGTGACTGACATTGAACCGAAGATCACTGGGGCCAGAGGGGCGGCGGGTGATGAGCTCCCAAGGGATTCGTGCTTCGACGACCCACCCATCTGAAGTGAGGGCACCTCTGGATTCAAATTTACCGAGCCATTCGGTTTTGTTTGCGCGACCGCCTACGAGTTCTAGCGAATTGCCGGTGTTGGCGTTCATCGAGAACGAATCGAAGCTGCGTCCGATTCCGGTTGCGTCAATCCCCAATGTGACCGTATCGTCGTTTGGGAATCCTGCGTTTTGCCGAGTCTGTTCACGACGGACCGTGGTTGGATCTTGAGTGACCTTAGCCGCGAAGTAAATCGCCTTGTCATCGTAGGTCAACCAGAACGAAACTGGTACCGATGACGGCCTCTTGTCGCTGCTATCGATCAGGCCTGATTGCATGGCGGAATCGGGCCATTCACCGACCTTGATTTCCCCATCGATGACAGGTGGAGTCGTTTGTTTGACGCTAGCGACGACGGGTGCCACGCCCGCGAATGCAGCGGTTGAGAATGCGCAAGCAAGAGAGAAAAAAGCCCCTCGATAAATCACACCTGAGTTACGAGGGGAAAATTCCAATAGTTCCTAGGCCTAGGACTTGATCCAGTCGTGAACTTCTTTTTGTAGTCTCGACAACGATTCCTCGTGGGTGTACATCATGTGCCCGGCCGGGTATTCGAAGGTCACAATGTTCTGGCGAATGTTGGGCGGCAAGCCCATGTGCGAGAGCGAATATTCCGTCGCGAAGTACGGAGTCGCGAGGTCATAGTATCCACTAGCGACGAAAACCTTCATGTACGGATTTCTTAACAGTGCATCGCGCAAGGCGTGGCTCGTATCCGTGGGTTCGTCCTTTGGTAAATCCCACTTCCACGGCTTAGTGATGCCATAGAACACGTGGTACTGCAGATCGGTTTTGTATCCCAATTCCCGACTGACGTAATCGCTAAATGCCATGACGTATGGCGGGAAAAGTGCGCTCATCGCAGGGTCGTGTTCCAGTCCATATGTGGTTTGGTCGGCATCGTAACCGGTGATTCGCGAGTCAAGCCGCCCGACCGTGAGGCCTTTGTTGCGAAGGAGTTCCTTGCAGAAACCCATGATCTCGATGCGGAGTTTGCGCTTGAGCAGATAATCGGCACTCAGACCGGTGAACTTCGAGAGCTTTGTGGCGACTCGCTTCATCTCTACTGGCGAGGCGGTGTCGCCCTTTAAGAGCACTTGGAGATATTCTCCAGCCGCGAACTTTTCGACGCTCTTCAAGAACTTGGAAAGGTTCGGTGTTCTGCCTCTTCCTAGAGCGCCGTGGTACCAAGCCGTCGCGGCATAGGTGGGCAGAAATAGCACGTGTGGGAGGTCTGATGACTGCACGAAATCGAGAGTCAAGAAGCTCATTGCGCTGCTGACTAAAACTACCCCGTTGAAAGCAACGCCACGCTCGACGAGGTACTTGCTGATTCCGGCGGCGCGGGTTGTGCCATAGCTTTCGCCCACCAGATAGAGTGGGGAACTATAGCGCTGGTTACGACTCAAATACAGTCGAATGAACTCGGACATGCTCTCGATATCGCCGCTCACCGACCAGAACTTTTCGGCGGTCGCCTCGTCCACGGCTTGCGAGAATCCGGTGCCAACTGGGTCGATGAAGACAAGATCTGTGAATTCGAGCCACGTCGCCGAATTCTCGATCAATGCGTAAGGAGGTTCGGGCTGTTCGCCGTCGTTCTTCATCGGGATTCGCTTCGGACCCAGCGCGCCGAGGTGCAGCCAAATAGACGGAGAACCTGGACC encodes the following:
- a CDS encoding DUF2892 domain-containing protein translates to MTIERSIRLLAGLLSLTGILLSIAVDHRWLFLSGFVAVNLIQSSFTGFCPAEKIMLKLGVGRR
- a CDS encoding peptidase S10, coding for MPEEVKPTTPEKVTKLTFTEETPVVTKQQVMIGGKLRDVTVTTGRLPIKDQFGTIEAQIFFMAYTLDGAEPGDRPLMFSFNGGPGSPSIWLHLGALGPKRIPMKNDGEQPEPPYALIENSATWLEFTDLVFIDPVGTGFSQAVDEATAEKFWSVSGDIESMSEFIRLYLSRNQRYSSPLYLVGESYGTTRAAGISKYLVERGVAFNGVVLVSSAMSFLTLDFVQSSDLPHVLFLPTYAATAWYHGALGRGRTPNLSKFLKSVEKFAAGEYLQVLLKGDTASPVEMKRVATKLSKFTGLSADYLLKRKLRIEIMGFCKELLRNKGLTVGRLDSRITGYDADQTTYGLEHDPAMSALFPPYVMAFSDYVSRELGYKTDLQYHVFYGITKPWKWDLPKDEPTDTSHALRDALLRNPYMKVFVASGYYDLATPYFATEYSLSHMGLPPNIRQNIVTFEYPAGHMMYTHEESLSRLQKEVHDWIKS